Proteins encoded by one window of Hafnia alvei:
- a CDS encoding amino acid ABC transporter ATP-binding protein yields the protein MIHVDNLQKQFSETHVLRGISCDIKPQEVVCIIGPSGSGKSTFLRCLNALEKPDGGEVSVNGFDVHNPKTNLNKMRESVGMVFQRFNLFPHMTVLDNLIMAPMSVKGMSRADALKRAEVLLDKVGLLDKIDAWPASLSGGQQQRVAIARSMAMDPSIILFDEPTSALDPELVGEVLEVMKKLALEGMTMVIVTHEMGFAREVADRVVFIDQGIIQEEGTPEQIFTAPKNPRTAAFLSKVL from the coding sequence GTGATTCACGTTGATAATTTGCAGAAGCAATTTAGTGAAACGCACGTGCTGCGTGGGATCTCTTGCGATATCAAACCACAGGAAGTGGTTTGCATTATTGGCCCGTCGGGATCGGGGAAAAGCACGTTTTTACGCTGCCTCAATGCTCTAGAAAAACCAGACGGCGGCGAAGTGTCGGTTAATGGTTTTGACGTTCATAACCCTAAAACAAATTTAAATAAAATGCGCGAAAGCGTTGGCATGGTGTTTCAGCGTTTTAATCTGTTCCCCCATATGACGGTGTTAGACAATCTGATTATGGCACCGATGTCGGTGAAAGGGATGTCGCGTGCCGATGCGCTCAAGCGCGCTGAGGTTTTGCTAGATAAGGTGGGTCTGCTCGACAAAATTGATGCATGGCCTGCTAGTTTATCTGGCGGGCAGCAGCAGCGCGTGGCAATAGCACGTTCTATGGCGATGGATCCCTCGATTATTCTTTTTGATGAGCCGACGTCTGCGCTTGATCCTGAGCTGGTTGGCGAAGTGTTGGAAGTGATGAAGAAGCTGGCGCTGGAAGGAATGACGATGGTGATCGTGACTCATGAAATGGGCTTTGCCCGTGAGGTTGCCGACCGTGTGGTATTTATCGACCAGGGTATTATTCAGGAAGAAGGTACGCCGGAGCAGATTTTCACCGCGCCAAAGAATCCACGCACGGCAGCATTTTTGAGTAAAGTTCTTTAG
- a CDS encoding amino acid permease, with product MQNNNETSPLQPHNTSHLKRGLNARHIRFLALGSAIGTGLFYGSAGAIQLAGPAVLLAYLVGGLAVFMVMRALGEMAVHQPVSGSFGHYASRYLGPLAGFITGWTYTFEMVIVGMADVTAFGIYMGLWFPDVSQWIWVLSIVCFIGALNLCSVKVFGEMEFWLSLIKVVAIIAMIVGGGAIMMFGFGQHEQATGFSNLWQHGGFMPNGITGVIASLAVVMFAFGGIEIIGVTASEARDPAKVIPKAINTVPVRILLFYVLTLMVLMAIYPWNSIGQHGSPFVEIFKSLGISSAAHVLNVVVITAAISAINSDIFGAGRMMYGMAKDGQAPQCFTKLTAGGVPWMTVLVMAIALLTGVVLNYLIPEKVFLIIASIATFATVWVWLMILLSQVAMRRQMSKEEVATLKFPVPFWPLAPALTIIFMAFVIALLGYFEDSRVALAVGVVWMALLTLAWWIWVRKPKGQSVNGFNAETEADV from the coding sequence ATGCAAAATAATAATGAAACATCGCCCCTGCAACCGCACAACACCTCGCACCTCAAACGTGGTCTGAACGCACGCCACATTCGTTTTCTAGCCTTAGGATCTGCCATCGGCACCGGTCTGTTTTACGGCTCTGCGGGCGCGATACAACTCGCCGGCCCCGCGGTTTTATTAGCCTACTTAGTGGGCGGGCTCGCTGTTTTCATGGTGATGCGCGCGCTGGGGGAAATGGCGGTACATCAGCCGGTATCCGGCTCTTTCGGTCACTATGCCAGCCGCTATCTTGGCCCCTTAGCCGGTTTCATCACCGGGTGGACATATACTTTTGAAATGGTGATTGTCGGCATGGCTGACGTCACGGCCTTCGGCATCTACATGGGCCTCTGGTTCCCCGATGTTTCCCAATGGATTTGGGTGCTCAGTATCGTGTGCTTTATCGGTGCGTTAAACCTGTGCAGCGTTAAAGTATTTGGCGAAATGGAGTTTTGGCTCTCGCTGATTAAAGTGGTCGCGATTATCGCCATGATCGTCGGCGGCGGCGCCATTATGATGTTTGGTTTCGGTCAGCATGAACAGGCAACGGGTTTTAGTAATCTGTGGCAGCACGGCGGATTTATGCCAAACGGCATTACCGGCGTCATCGCTTCGCTAGCGGTGGTGATGTTTGCCTTCGGTGGGATAGAAATTATCGGCGTAACGGCGAGCGAAGCCCGCGATCCGGCCAAGGTAATCCCTAAAGCCATCAATACAGTTCCAGTGCGTATTTTGCTGTTTTATGTCCTCACGCTGATGGTATTAATGGCGATTTATCCATGGAACAGCATTGGTCAGCATGGCAGCCCGTTCGTTGAAATCTTTAAAAGTCTGGGTATCAGTTCTGCCGCTCACGTCCTCAACGTAGTGGTCATCACCGCGGCAATATCGGCCATCAACAGCGACATTTTTGGCGCTGGTCGCATGATGTATGGCATGGCAAAAGATGGGCAAGCGCCTCAGTGCTTTACCAAATTAACCGCGGGCGGCGTGCCATGGATGACGGTTCTGGTGATGGCGATTGCACTGCTCACGGGCGTGGTGTTGAACTATCTGATTCCAGAAAAAGTCTTCTTGATTATTGCCTCTATCGCTACCTTTGCCACAGTGTGGGTATGGCTGATGATCCTGCTTTCTCAGGTTGCTATGCGCCGCCAGATGAGCAAAGAAGAAGTCGCCACGCTGAAATTTCCCGTACCGTTCTGGCCGTTAGCGCCAGCGTTAACCATCATCTTCATGGCCTTCGTTATTGCGCTGCTCGGATATTTTGAAGACAGCCGAGTTGCTCTCGCCGTAGGTGTGGTGTGGATGGCGCTGCTGACGTTGGCATGGTGGATTTGGGTGAGAAAACCGAAAGGTCAATCTGTGAATGGTTTTAATGCTGAAACTGAGGCGGATGTGTAG
- the hutH gene encoding histidine ammonia-lyase: MYELMLQPGKITLSQLREIYHHPVHIQLHSSAREPIRQSVACVERIVAEGRTAYGINTGFGLLASTRIETCDLENLQRSIVLSHAAGVGSANDDAIVRLIMVMKINSLARGFSGIREEVLDALIALVNAEVYPHIPVKGSVGASGDLAPLAHMSLVLLGEGQARYQGEWLPATQALEKAGLKPIQLAAKEGLALLNGTQVSTAYALRGLFDAEDMYASALVCGGLTVEAVLGSRSPFDARIHDVRGQIGQIDSAAAYRHLLGERSEVSDSHHNCGKVQDPYSLRCQPQVMGACLTQIRQAAAVLEIEANAVSDNPLVFAEQNDVVSGGNFHAEPVAMAADNLALALAEIGALSERRTSLMMDKHMSQLPPFLVNNGGVNSGFMIAQVTAAALASENKALAHPSSVDSLPTSANQEDHVSMAPAAGRRLWEMAENVRGILAIEWLSACQGLDFRNGLKTSPRLEQARQLLRESVAYYDKDRFFAPDIEAASQLLGSGQLKALIPSALLPSQA, translated from the coding sequence ATGTACGAATTAATGCTTCAGCCAGGAAAAATTACCCTTAGCCAGTTGCGTGAAATCTATCATCATCCGGTGCATATTCAACTGCACAGCAGCGCGCGTGAGCCAATTCGTCAAAGCGTGGCCTGCGTTGAGCGTATCGTAGCCGAAGGCCGTACCGCCTACGGCATCAACACCGGTTTTGGCCTGCTAGCTTCAACACGTATTGAAACCTGCGATTTAGAAAACCTTCAGCGTTCCATCGTACTTTCACATGCGGCGGGTGTAGGCAGCGCTAACGATGACGCGATCGTACGCTTAATCATGGTGATGAAAATCAATAGCCTAGCGCGTGGCTTCTCGGGGATTCGTGAAGAAGTGCTGGACGCGTTGATTGCCTTGGTGAATGCCGAAGTGTATCCACATATTCCGGTAAAAGGCTCCGTCGGCGCTTCGGGGGATTTAGCCCCGCTGGCGCACATGAGTCTGGTGCTGCTGGGTGAAGGCCAGGCACGCTATCAAGGTGAATGGCTACCCGCCACGCAGGCGCTGGAGAAAGCCGGTTTGAAGCCGATTCAACTGGCAGCCAAAGAAGGGTTGGCGCTACTTAATGGCACACAGGTTTCAACCGCCTATGCGCTACGTGGCCTTTTCGACGCAGAAGATATGTATGCCTCTGCGTTAGTGTGCGGCGGTTTAACCGTTGAAGCCGTGCTGGGTTCACGCAGCCCGTTTGACGCCCGTATTCACGACGTGCGTGGGCAAATTGGCCAAATCGACAGCGCCGCAGCCTACCGCCATCTGCTCGGTGAACGCAGCGAAGTGTCGGATTCCCATCACAACTGCGGAAAAGTGCAAGACCCCTACTCCTTGCGCTGCCAGCCACAGGTGATGGGAGCTTGCTTAACGCAAATCCGTCAGGCCGCTGCGGTATTAGAAATTGAAGCTAACGCGGTTTCCGATAACCCGCTGGTCTTCGCTGAGCAAAATGACGTGGTCTCTGGCGGAAACTTCCACGCCGAGCCAGTGGCCATGGCGGCGGATAATCTGGCGCTGGCGTTAGCTGAAATCGGTGCGCTGTCTGAACGCCGAACCTCGCTGATGATGGATAAGCATATGTCACAGCTGCCGCCATTCTTGGTGAACAACGGCGGCGTTAACTCTGGCTTTATGATTGCTCAGGTCACTGCGGCCGCGCTAGCCAGCGAAAACAAAGCCCTCGCGCATCCTTCCAGCGTTGATAGTTTACCGACTTCTGCTAATCAGGAAGACCATGTATCGATGGCACCGGCAGCCGGTCGTCGACTCTGGGAAATGGCAGAAAACGTGCGTGGGATTCTGGCTATTGAATGGCTTTCTGCCTGCCAAGGGTTAGATTTCCGCAACGGTTTAAAAACCAGCCCACGGTTAGAACAAGCACGTCAGCTGTTACGCGAAAGCGTGGCTTATTACGACAAGGATCGTTTCTTCGCCCCCGACATTGAAGCCGCCAGCCAGCTATTAGGTTCCGGTCAGCTCAAAGCGCTCATTCCTAGCGCGCTGCTGCCTAGCCAAGCCTAA
- the hutU gene encoding urocanate hydratase — protein MTLPNRLREIDIRAPRGTQLNAKSWQTEAPLRMLMNNLDPEVAENPHELVVYGGIGRAARNWECYDKIVETLKNLNDDETLLVQSGKPVGVFKTHSNAPRVLIANSNLVPHWATWEHFNELDAKGLAMYGQMTAGSWIYIGSQGIVQGTYETFVEAGRQHYNGDLTGRWVLTAGLGGMGGAQPLAATMAGLTSLNIECQQSRIDFRLKTGYVDEQATDLDDALARIKRYTEAGKAISIALCGNAAEILPELVRRDVRPDMVTDQTSAHDPLNGYLPKGWTWESYRERALAEPAFVVNAAKESMAEHVEAMLAFQKMGIPTFDYGNNIRQMAKEMGVTHAFDFPGFVPAYIRPLFCRGVGPFRWAALSGDPEDIFKTDAMVKELIPDDEHLHHWLDMARERIHFQGLPARICWVGLGQRAKLGLAFNEMVRSGALSAPIVIGRDHLDSGSVASPNRETESMQDGSDAVSDWPLLNALLNTASGATWVSLHHGGGVGMGFSQHSGMVIVCDGTDEAAERIARVLHNDPATGVMRHADAGYEIAIECAHEQGLNLPMITSAQGKK, from the coding sequence GAAATCGACATCCGCGCCCCGCGTGGTACTCAACTCAATGCCAAAAGCTGGCAGACCGAAGCGCCGTTGCGCATGCTGATGAATAATCTCGATCCTGAAGTGGCAGAAAACCCTCATGAATTAGTGGTTTATGGCGGCATCGGGCGCGCTGCACGCAACTGGGAGTGCTACGACAAAATCGTTGAAACACTGAAAAATTTAAACGACGACGAAACTCTGCTGGTGCAATCTGGCAAACCCGTTGGCGTATTCAAAACCCACAGCAATGCACCGCGCGTATTGATTGCTAACTCCAATCTGGTACCACACTGGGCAACGTGGGAACACTTCAATGAGCTCGATGCCAAAGGCTTGGCTATGTACGGCCAAATGACCGCGGGCAGCTGGATTTACATCGGTAGCCAAGGCATCGTTCAGGGTACCTATGAAACGTTTGTGGAAGCAGGCCGCCAACACTACAACGGCGATCTGACCGGTCGTTGGGTTCTGACCGCAGGCTTAGGCGGCATGGGTGGCGCTCAGCCGTTAGCCGCAACCATGGCTGGGCTGACCTCATTAAACATCGAATGCCAGCAAAGCCGTATCGATTTTCGTCTGAAAACGGGCTACGTCGACGAACAGGCAACCGATCTGGATGACGCGCTGGCACGTATCAAACGTTATACCGAGGCGGGCAAAGCTATCTCTATTGCTCTGTGCGGCAATGCGGCAGAAATTCTGCCTGAATTAGTTCGTCGCGACGTACGCCCAGACATGGTGACTGACCAAACCAGCGCGCACGACCCACTCAATGGCTATTTACCGAAAGGCTGGACATGGGAATCATATCGCGAGCGAGCGCTGGCCGAGCCTGCATTCGTGGTGAATGCCGCTAAAGAGTCCATGGCTGAGCACGTTGAAGCCATGCTAGCGTTCCAAAAGATGGGCATTCCTACCTTTGACTACGGCAACAACATCCGCCAGATGGCCAAAGAGATGGGCGTGACTCACGCTTTCGATTTCCCTGGTTTTGTCCCTGCTTATATTCGCCCACTGTTCTGCCGTGGCGTAGGTCCGTTCCGCTGGGCGGCATTGTCAGGCGATCCTGAAGATATCTTCAAAACCGATGCCATGGTTAAAGAACTTATTCCTGACGATGAACACCTGCATCACTGGCTGGATATGGCGCGTGAGCGCATTCATTTCCAAGGGCTGCCAGCGCGTATTTGCTGGGTTGGTTTAGGCCAGCGCGCTAAGTTAGGTTTAGCTTTCAATGAAATGGTTCGCAGCGGCGCGCTATCTGCCCCTATTGTGATAGGTCGCGACCACTTAGACTCAGGCTCGGTTGCCAGCCCAAACCGCGAAACAGAATCCATGCAAGATGGGTCGGACGCCGTATCCGACTGGCCACTGCTGAACGCATTATTAAACACCGCCAGCGGAGCAACATGGGTTTCACTGCATCACGGCGGCGGCGTGGGAATGGGCTTCTCTCAGCACTCTGGCATGGTTATCGTGTGTGATGGCACCGATGAAGCCGCTGAACGCATCGCCCGCGTACTGCACAACGATCCCGCTACCGGCGTGATGCGTCATGCGGATGCTGGCTATGAGATCGCCATTGAATGCGCACACGAGCAGGGATTAAACCTGCCAATGATTACCTCCGCTCAGGGGAAAAAATAA